One window from the genome of Calliopsis andreniformis isolate RMS-2024a chromosome 12, iyCalAndr_principal, whole genome shotgun sequence encodes:
- the Abl gene encoding tyrosine-protein kinase Abl isoform X2, giving the protein MGAQQTKERIVPVGSTARQTRKQPRNLKESRLVGSNIFTEHSEALLQSRPLPHIPALPDGDPPSGSGIQPISQQVNIQQHTGVPSTGLLEAANRWTSKENLLAQEEDDPQLFVALYDFQAGGENQLSLKKGEQVRILSYNKSGEWCEAHSSTGQVGWVPSNYVTPVNSLEKHSWYHGRISRNAAEYLLSSGINGSFLVRESESSPGQRSISLRYEGRVYHYRINEDSEGKMFVTTESKFNTLAELVHHHSMLADGLITQLLYPAPKHNKPTVFPLSPEPDEWEINRTDIVMRHKLGGGQYGDVYEAVWKRYNMTVAVKTLKEDTMALKDFLEEAAIMKEMKHRNLVQLLGVCTREPPFYIITEFMSKGNLLDYLRNESKHQINAVVLMHMATQIASGMSYLESRNFIHRDLAARNCLVGENHLVKVADFGLARLMRDDTYTAHAGAKFPIKWTAPEGLAYNKFSTKSDVWAFGILLWEIATYGMSPYPGVDLTDVYHMLEKGYRMECPPGCPPKVYELMRQCWQWSAADRPTFKEIHHSLENMFQESSITEEVEKQLQGGGEIPLLSYKKSQTGSTGNIHGLVLVSEPLPSSDTTSSVTKLSTFTGGLSSKNNSSIVQMRRSTNKKGKQAPAPPKRTSLLSSCSSFRDSAYQEQDTQNTESNTMTLDDATDLNGIDKILEGIARDLATMAQRTIAAGGCEIEEDGEGSQGTAEPNFIPPPSTSPEPMSGLVCPQKQIKPRPYPSKEPLPQKLVQVGALEVQNVKRAINRYGTLPKGARIGAYLESLRQSGMPSNQDSTSVAASIASNSVEQHEAALDGSQHRSLSPRQSNLRNQPQMTRSNSSSGVVNTYQPPNSPRGRVVAVRKSNQSDGVGLRTFRVSSNSNFRTASPSRSVQPSLADLEFPPPPADLPPPPDEMFSGQEQIDFPPPVSCTEITQVRNSPLSMRKAKSTDWRTKEEEIDQQEDRNDVSNAEPSVKEASSRFGVNLRRRETQDNVSRNSDNKRTGFKTRLETIEPAAPPEEAPPPPPPPPPPLSTNSPPDSFDRKPGMKEMLELKLINEIKQNAETKHGGTSKKTGIASSTPSAPLDPASQLLSELCASFNMDSGQRHIQNEYAVSTLKSNEIAQDQQQQSHNAHKDSSVSSPVTESILSSGNVGFKLKRVDKRNNPQKEETTDGQIIDFKARLRKVENAEKEKASEERSNVTEQSSESEEQQDDKRRSTGSISSLKKLWENKESCDSQPHSPKLSVRGNSGKQETLDQTEDSPEDHSGASTRSQSSGSKSDARLWPPPEPEKPAVPAKPLKPLCSSTKHFCSSIYATPNCTKSQHTEDDLSKQNTDSRTTKQAVLELSTLIESSILNLKSNTTIVMNSWLQLSDKVGLLHGMCTNLADSGIAPHARFQFRELLAKLELQARQLRAAGTRNVTENTRLLTDLQNTIKDVVNAVQR; this is encoded by the exons ATGGGTGCTCAACAGACTAAGGAGAGAATCGTTCCTGTCGGTTCTACCGCGCGACAGACGCGCAAACAGCCGAGGAACCTCAAGGAATCGCGTCTCGTCGGATCCAATATATTTACCGAGCACAGCG AAGCTCTTTTGCAAAGCAGACCGCTACCTCACATTCCGGCATTACCAGATGGTGATCCTCCCAGCGGCTCAGGCATTCAGCCAATTTCACAGCAAGTGAATATTCAGCAACATACTGGTGTCCCTTCTACAGGGCTTTTAGAAGCTGCAAACAG GTGGACCAGTAAAGAAAACCTATTGGCACAAGAGGAAGATGATCCACAACTGTTTGTTGCTTTGTATGATTTTCAGGCAGGTGGAGAAAATCAGTTGAGTCTTAaaaaag GAGAGCAAGTTCGTATTCTAAGTTATAATAAGAGTGGGGAATGGTGTGAAGCTCACTCAAGTACTGGACAAGTAGGTTGGGTTCCTTCGAATTATGTCACCCCAGTAAATTCCTTAGAGAAGCATTCTTGGTATCATGGAAGAATATCCAGAAATGCTGCTGAATATCTTCTGAGTTCTGGCATAAATGGTAGTTTCCTGGTTCGTGAATCGGAAAGCAGTCCAGGTCAACGTAGTATTTCTCTACGATATGAGGGTAGAGTCTATCATTATAGAATTAATGAAGACAGTGAAGGAAag ATGTTCGTCACGACTGAAAGCAAATTTAACACTTTGGCAGAATTAGTACATCATCATTCAATGCTCGCTGATGGTCTAATCACACAGTTACTTTATCCTGCACCAAAGCACAATAAACCCACTGTTTTTCCACTTAGCCCAG AACCAGATGAATgggaaatcaatagaacagataTAGTCATGAGGCATAAATTAGGAGGAGGACAATACGGGGATGTTTATGAAGCTGTATGGAAGAGGTACAATATGACTGTCGCAGTAAAAACGTTAAAG GAGGATACAATGGCTTTAAAAGACTTCTTGGAGGAAGCTGCGATTATGAAGGAGATGAAACACAGGAATCTAGTTCAGTTATTAGGTGTATGTACTCGCGAGCCACCTTTCTACATCATTACGGAGTTCATGAGCAAAGGGAATTTACTAGATTACCTACGTAACGAGAGTAAACATCAAATCAACGCCGTCGTCTTGATGCACATGGCCACGCAGATCGCTAGTGGAATGAGTTATTTAGAGAGCAGGAACTTCATTCATAG AGATCTAGCGGCTCGAAACTGCCTAGTGGGTGAAAATCATCTGGTGAAGGTTGCTGACTTCGGCTTGGCTCGGCTGATGAGAGATGACACTTACACGGCTCACGCTGGAGCCAAGTTTCCTATAAAATGGACTGCTCCAGAAGGATTAGCTTACAACAAATTCTCTACGAAG tcTGATGTGTGGGCATTCGGAATCTTACTATGGGAAATAGCAACTTACGGCATGTCTCCATATCCTGGCGTCGATTTAACGGATGTCTATCATATGTTGGAGAAAGGTTATAGAATGGAGTGTCCTCCTGGCTGTCCACCTAAAGTTTATGAGCTGATGCGTCAATGCTGGCAGTGGTCTGCCGCTGACCGGCCTACATTCAAAGAGATTCACCACTCGCTTGAAAACATGTTTCAAGAATCCAGTATTACTGAAG AAGTTGAAAAACAACTTCAAGGTGGAGGGGAAATTCCTTTACTCTCATATAAGAAGTCTCAAACTGGTAGTACCGGAAATATTCACGGGCTTGTCCTCGTCTCGGAGCCCTTGCCCTCCTCAG ATACTACCAGCTCTGTCACAAAGCTGAGTACTTTTACGGGTGGTTTGTCAAGTAAAAACAATAGTAGTATCGTACAAATGAGACGGTCTACAAACAAAAAGGGGAAACAAGCCCCAGCACCTCCAAAAAGAACAAG CTTGCTGTCGTCGTGCAGTTCGTTCCGCGACTCTGCGTACCAAGAACAAGATACTCAAAATACCGAATCAAACACCATGACTCTCGACGATGCCACGGATCTAAATGGTATTGATAAGATTCTCGAAG GTATTGCGCGAGATCTCGCTACGATGGCTCAACGAACGATTGCTGCAGGAGGCTGTGAAATCGAGGAGGACGGAGAGGGTTCTCAGGGAACGGCAGAACCAAATTTCATCCCTCCACCATCGACGTCTCCGGAACCCATGTCTGGATTAGTTTGTCCCCAAAAACAAATCAAACCAAGACCTTACCCTTCAAAAGAACCATTACCACAAAAG CTGGTACAAGTGGGAGCTTTAGAGGTACAGAATGTAAAAAGAGCTATTAACCGTTACGGTACACTACCAAAAGGTGCTAGGATTGGCGCGTATCTTGAATCCCTTCGACAGAGTGGCATGCCATCGAATCAAGATTCAACATCGGTAGCTGCTTCTATAGCATCCAATTCAGTGGAACAACACGAAGCCGCTTTGGATGGTTCGCAACACAGATCGCTCTCTCCTCGTCAAAGTAATCTAAGAAATCAGCCTCAAATGACACGAAGTAACTCTTCAAGTGGTGTAGTTAACACTTATCAGCCTCCAAATTCTCCTCGTGGTCGGGTAGTAGCTGTAAGAAAGAGTAATCAATCTGATGGTGTTGGTTTAAGAACTTTTCGGGTATCGAGTAATTCAAACTTCCGTACTGCAAGTCCCTCGAGATCGGTTCAACCATCACTAGCCGATTTGGAGTTTCCTCCGCCGCCCGCGGATTTGCctcctccaccagacgaaatgttTTCTGGCCAGGAGCAAATTGACTTTCCGCCTCCCGTTTCTTGCACTGAGATCACTCAGGTAAGAAACTCTCCTCTTTCTATGAGAAAAGCGAAAAGCACGGATTGGCGCACAAAAGAAGAGGAAATCGACCAGCAAGAAGACAGGAACGACGTCAGTAACGCTGAACCGTCGGTTAAAGAAGCCAGTTCGAGATTTGGAGTTAATCTAAGGCGTAGAGAAACTCAAGACAACGTTTCTAGGAATTCTGACAACAAAAGAACGGGGTTTAAAACTAGGCTAGAAACGATCGAACCTGCCGCGCCGCCAGAGGAAGCGCCCCCTCCTCCCCCGCCACCTCCACCACCGCTTTCTACGAATTCTCCTCCCGATAGTTTCGATCGTAAACCTGGCATGAAAGAGATGTTGGAACTGAAATTGATAAATGAGATTAAACAAAACGCAGAAACAAAGCATGGCGGAACTTCGAAGAAAACTGGGATCGCGAGTAGCACTCCGTCTGCGCCGCTCGACCCAGCGTCACAGTTACTTTCGGAACTCTGTGCTAGCTTTAATATGGATTCTGGGCAAAG ACACATTCAAAATGAGTATGCCGTGTCGACATTAAAAAGTAACGAAATAGCTCAAGATCAGCAGCAACAAAGTCATAATGCTCACAAGGATTCGTCGGTATCCTCTCCAGTGACTGAGTCTATCCTCTCCAGTGGAAATGTCGGTTTTAAGTTGAAGAGGGTAGATAAGCGGAATAATCCGCAAAAGGAAGAAACAACTGATGGTCAAATAATAGATTTCAAAGCCAGATTACGAAAAGTGGAGAATGCAGAAAAAGAGAAGGCTTCGGAGGAAAGATCTAATGTCACTGAACAGTCATCAGAATCGGAAGAACAGCAAGACGACAAGCGCAGAAGTACCGGGAGTATCAGCAGTTTGAAAAAGCTTTGGGAAAATAAGGAATCTTGTGATAGTCAGCCTCATAGCCCAAAACTCAGTGTTCGAGGAAACAGCGGCAAACAAGAGACCCTTGATCAAACAGAAGATTCGCCTGAGGATCACAGTGGAGCTTCGACCCGTAGCCAGAG cTCTGGAAGCAAAAGCGACGCTAGATTGTGGCCTCCACCCGAGCCAGAGAAACCAGCTGTTCCTGCGAAACCTCTGAAGCCTCTCTGTTCATCAACGAAACATTTTTGCTCCTCAATTTACGCGACACCGAATTGCACGAAGTCCCAACACACTGAAGACGATTTAAGTAAGCAAAATACTGATTCGAGGACCACGAAACAGGCTGTATTGGAGCTCTCGACGTTAATCGAAAGCAGTATACTGAATCTGAAAAGCAACACGACGATAGTAATGAATAGCTGGCTCCAGCTTTCGGATAAGGTAGGGTTATTGCACGGGATGTGTACGAACCTTGCAGACAGTGGTATCGCACCACACGCGCGATTTCAATTCCGCGAACTTCTTGCGAAGCTAGAGCTTCAAGCGCGGCAGCTCCGCGCCGCAGGCACTCGAAATGTGACAGAGAATACAAGACTTCTCACTGACCTCCAGAACACGATAAAGGATGTTGTCAACGCTGTGCAAAGATAA
- the Abl gene encoding tyrosine-protein kinase Abl isoform X6: MGAQQTKERIVPVGSTARQTRKQPRNLKESRLVGSNIFTEHSEALLQSRPLPHIPALPDGDPPSGSGIQPISQQVNIQQHTGVPSTGLLEAANRWTSKENLLAQEEDDPQLFVALYDFQAGGENQLSLKKGEQVRILSYNKSGEWCEAHSSTGQVGWVPSNYVTPVNSLEKHSWYHGRISRNAAEYLLSSGINGSFLVRESESSPGQRSISLRYEGRVYHYRINEDSEGKMFVTTESKFNTLAELVHHHSMLADGLITQLLYPAPKHNKPTVFPLSPEPDEWEINRTDIVMRHKLGGGQYGDVYEAVWKRYNMTVAVKTLKEDTMALKDFLEEAAIMKEMKHRNLVQLLGVCTREPPFYIITEFMSKGNLLDYLRNESKHQINAVVLMHMATQIASGMSYLESRNFIHRDLAARNCLVGENHLVKVADFGLARLMRDDTYTAHAGAKFPIKWTAPEGLAYNKFSTKSDVWAFGILLWEIATYGMSPYPGVDLTDVYHMLEKGYRMECPPGCPPKVYELMRQCWQWSAADRPTFKEIHHSLENMFQESSITEEVEKQLQGGGEIPLLSYKKSQTGSTGNIHGLVLVSEPLPSSDTTSSVTKLSTFTGGLSSKNNSSIVQMRRSTNKKGKQAPAPPKRTSLLSSCSSFRDSAYQEQDTQNTESNTMTLDDATDLNGGCEIEEDGEGSQGTAEPNFIPPPSTSPEPMSGLVCPQKQIKPRPYPSKEPLPQKLVQVGALEVQNVKRAINRYGTLPKGARIGAYLESLRQSGMPSNQDSTSVAASIASNSVEQHEAALDGSQHRSLSPRQSNLRNQPQMTRSNSSSGVVNTYQPPNSPRGRVVAVRKSNQSDGVGLRTFRVSSNSNFRTASPSRSVQPSLADLEFPPPPADLPPPPDEMFSGQEQIDFPPPVSCTEITQVRNSPLSMRKAKSTDWRTKEEEIDQQEDRNDVSNAEPSVKEASSRFGVNLRRRETQDNVSRNSDNKRTGFKTRLETIEPAAPPEEAPPPPPPPPPPLSTNSPPDSFDRKPGMKEMLELKLINEIKQNAETKHGGTSKKTGIASSTPSAPLDPASQLLSELCASFNMDSGQSRHIQNEYAVSTLKSNEIAQDQQQQSHNAHKDSSVSSPVTESILSSGNVGFKLKRVDKRNNPQKEETTDGQIIDFKARLRKVENAEKEKASEERSNVTEQSSESEEQQDDKRRSTGSISSLKKLWENKESCDSQPHSPKLSVRGNSGKQETLDQTEDSPEDHSGASTRSQSSGSKSDARLWPPPEPEKPAVPAKPLKPLCSSTKHFCSSIYATPNCTKSQHTEDDLSKQNTDSRTTKQAVLELSTLIESSILNLKSNTTIVMNSWLQLSDKVGLLHGMCTNLADSGIAPHARFQFRELLAKLELQARQLRAAGTRNVTENTRLLTDLQNTIKDVVNAVQR, from the exons ATGGGTGCTCAACAGACTAAGGAGAGAATCGTTCCTGTCGGTTCTACCGCGCGACAGACGCGCAAACAGCCGAGGAACCTCAAGGAATCGCGTCTCGTCGGATCCAATATATTTACCGAGCACAGCG AAGCTCTTTTGCAAAGCAGACCGCTACCTCACATTCCGGCATTACCAGATGGTGATCCTCCCAGCGGCTCAGGCATTCAGCCAATTTCACAGCAAGTGAATATTCAGCAACATACTGGTGTCCCTTCTACAGGGCTTTTAGAAGCTGCAAACAG GTGGACCAGTAAAGAAAACCTATTGGCACAAGAGGAAGATGATCCACAACTGTTTGTTGCTTTGTATGATTTTCAGGCAGGTGGAGAAAATCAGTTGAGTCTTAaaaaag GAGAGCAAGTTCGTATTCTAAGTTATAATAAGAGTGGGGAATGGTGTGAAGCTCACTCAAGTACTGGACAAGTAGGTTGGGTTCCTTCGAATTATGTCACCCCAGTAAATTCCTTAGAGAAGCATTCTTGGTATCATGGAAGAATATCCAGAAATGCTGCTGAATATCTTCTGAGTTCTGGCATAAATGGTAGTTTCCTGGTTCGTGAATCGGAAAGCAGTCCAGGTCAACGTAGTATTTCTCTACGATATGAGGGTAGAGTCTATCATTATAGAATTAATGAAGACAGTGAAGGAAag ATGTTCGTCACGACTGAAAGCAAATTTAACACTTTGGCAGAATTAGTACATCATCATTCAATGCTCGCTGATGGTCTAATCACACAGTTACTTTATCCTGCACCAAAGCACAATAAACCCACTGTTTTTCCACTTAGCCCAG AACCAGATGAATgggaaatcaatagaacagataTAGTCATGAGGCATAAATTAGGAGGAGGACAATACGGGGATGTTTATGAAGCTGTATGGAAGAGGTACAATATGACTGTCGCAGTAAAAACGTTAAAG GAGGATACAATGGCTTTAAAAGACTTCTTGGAGGAAGCTGCGATTATGAAGGAGATGAAACACAGGAATCTAGTTCAGTTATTAGGTGTATGTACTCGCGAGCCACCTTTCTACATCATTACGGAGTTCATGAGCAAAGGGAATTTACTAGATTACCTACGTAACGAGAGTAAACATCAAATCAACGCCGTCGTCTTGATGCACATGGCCACGCAGATCGCTAGTGGAATGAGTTATTTAGAGAGCAGGAACTTCATTCATAG AGATCTAGCGGCTCGAAACTGCCTAGTGGGTGAAAATCATCTGGTGAAGGTTGCTGACTTCGGCTTGGCTCGGCTGATGAGAGATGACACTTACACGGCTCACGCTGGAGCCAAGTTTCCTATAAAATGGACTGCTCCAGAAGGATTAGCTTACAACAAATTCTCTACGAAG tcTGATGTGTGGGCATTCGGAATCTTACTATGGGAAATAGCAACTTACGGCATGTCTCCATATCCTGGCGTCGATTTAACGGATGTCTATCATATGTTGGAGAAAGGTTATAGAATGGAGTGTCCTCCTGGCTGTCCACCTAAAGTTTATGAGCTGATGCGTCAATGCTGGCAGTGGTCTGCCGCTGACCGGCCTACATTCAAAGAGATTCACCACTCGCTTGAAAACATGTTTCAAGAATCCAGTATTACTGAAG AAGTTGAAAAACAACTTCAAGGTGGAGGGGAAATTCCTTTACTCTCATATAAGAAGTCTCAAACTGGTAGTACCGGAAATATTCACGGGCTTGTCCTCGTCTCGGAGCCCTTGCCCTCCTCAG ATACTACCAGCTCTGTCACAAAGCTGAGTACTTTTACGGGTGGTTTGTCAAGTAAAAACAATAGTAGTATCGTACAAATGAGACGGTCTACAAACAAAAAGGGGAAACAAGCCCCAGCACCTCCAAAAAGAACAAG CTTGCTGTCGTCGTGCAGTTCGTTCCGCGACTCTGCGTACCAAGAACAAGATACTCAAAATACCGAATCAAACACCATGACTCTCGACGATGCCACGGATCTAAATG GAGGCTGTGAAATCGAGGAGGACGGAGAGGGTTCTCAGGGAACGGCAGAACCAAATTTCATCCCTCCACCATCGACGTCTCCGGAACCCATGTCTGGATTAGTTTGTCCCCAAAAACAAATCAAACCAAGACCTTACCCTTCAAAAGAACCATTACCACAAAAG CTGGTACAAGTGGGAGCTTTAGAGGTACAGAATGTAAAAAGAGCTATTAACCGTTACGGTACACTACCAAAAGGTGCTAGGATTGGCGCGTATCTTGAATCCCTTCGACAGAGTGGCATGCCATCGAATCAAGATTCAACATCGGTAGCTGCTTCTATAGCATCCAATTCAGTGGAACAACACGAAGCCGCTTTGGATGGTTCGCAACACAGATCGCTCTCTCCTCGTCAAAGTAATCTAAGAAATCAGCCTCAAATGACACGAAGTAACTCTTCAAGTGGTGTAGTTAACACTTATCAGCCTCCAAATTCTCCTCGTGGTCGGGTAGTAGCTGTAAGAAAGAGTAATCAATCTGATGGTGTTGGTTTAAGAACTTTTCGGGTATCGAGTAATTCAAACTTCCGTACTGCAAGTCCCTCGAGATCGGTTCAACCATCACTAGCCGATTTGGAGTTTCCTCCGCCGCCCGCGGATTTGCctcctccaccagacgaaatgttTTCTGGCCAGGAGCAAATTGACTTTCCGCCTCCCGTTTCTTGCACTGAGATCACTCAGGTAAGAAACTCTCCTCTTTCTATGAGAAAAGCGAAAAGCACGGATTGGCGCACAAAAGAAGAGGAAATCGACCAGCAAGAAGACAGGAACGACGTCAGTAACGCTGAACCGTCGGTTAAAGAAGCCAGTTCGAGATTTGGAGTTAATCTAAGGCGTAGAGAAACTCAAGACAACGTTTCTAGGAATTCTGACAACAAAAGAACGGGGTTTAAAACTAGGCTAGAAACGATCGAACCTGCCGCGCCGCCAGAGGAAGCGCCCCCTCCTCCCCCGCCACCTCCACCACCGCTTTCTACGAATTCTCCTCCCGATAGTTTCGATCGTAAACCTGGCATGAAAGAGATGTTGGAACTGAAATTGATAAATGAGATTAAACAAAACGCAGAAACAAAGCATGGCGGAACTTCGAAGAAAACTGGGATCGCGAGTAGCACTCCGTCTGCGCCGCTCGACCCAGCGTCACAGTTACTTTCGGAACTCTGTGCTAGCTTTAATATGGATTCTGGGCAAAG CAGACACATTCAAAATGAGTATGCCGTGTCGACATTAAAAAGTAACGAAATAGCTCAAGATCAGCAGCAACAAAGTCATAATGCTCACAAGGATTCGTCGGTATCCTCTCCAGTGACTGAGTCTATCCTCTCCAGTGGAAATGTCGGTTTTAAGTTGAAGAGGGTAGATAAGCGGAATAATCCGCAAAAGGAAGAAACAACTGATGGTCAAATAATAGATTTCAAAGCCAGATTACGAAAAGTGGAGAATGCAGAAAAAGAGAAGGCTTCGGAGGAAAGATCTAATGTCACTGAACAGTCATCAGAATCGGAAGAACAGCAAGACGACAAGCGCAGAAGTACCGGGAGTATCAGCAGTTTGAAAAAGCTTTGGGAAAATAAGGAATCTTGTGATAGTCAGCCTCATAGCCCAAAACTCAGTGTTCGAGGAAACAGCGGCAAACAAGAGACCCTTGATCAAACAGAAGATTCGCCTGAGGATCACAGTGGAGCTTCGACCCGTAGCCAGAG cTCTGGAAGCAAAAGCGACGCTAGATTGTGGCCTCCACCCGAGCCAGAGAAACCAGCTGTTCCTGCGAAACCTCTGAAGCCTCTCTGTTCATCAACGAAACATTTTTGCTCCTCAATTTACGCGACACCGAATTGCACGAAGTCCCAACACACTGAAGACGATTTAAGTAAGCAAAATACTGATTCGAGGACCACGAAACAGGCTGTATTGGAGCTCTCGACGTTAATCGAAAGCAGTATACTGAATCTGAAAAGCAACACGACGATAGTAATGAATAGCTGGCTCCAGCTTTCGGATAAGGTAGGGTTATTGCACGGGATGTGTACGAACCTTGCAGACAGTGGTATCGCACCACACGCGCGATTTCAATTCCGCGAACTTCTTGCGAAGCTAGAGCTTCAAGCGCGGCAGCTCCGCGCCGCAGGCACTCGAAATGTGACAGAGAATACAAGACTTCTCACTGACCTCCAGAACACGATAAAGGATGTTGTCAACGCTGTGCAAAGATAA